A window from Candidatus Paceibacterota bacterium encodes these proteins:
- a CDS encoding DNA-protecting protein DprA — MQTIRITKEQFPYLLRQIEKPPEYLDCAGALPPGEEYRYLCVIGSREFSEYGAEVCRHLINGLKNYPIVIVSGMAIGIDSIAHVSALDAGMKTIAFPGSGLSKNVISPNRHIALANRIIETGNTLLSPFKKDQTGTIWTFPVRNQLMAGSSHATLIIEGREGSGTLLTANYALEFSREVLIVPGSIFSDLSYGPHKLYKEGAIPVTSSEEILEALKFELPEKPQKIEFNKKVNTGVNAGIIFDKDTISCKIPVDTYYSPENEYFYQTKYEVGSEEKDAEENATVSNPISQPNLSSKAFEGLFKEEMLVIKILQYAPCSGSDLVQKTSFNVSQLNIILSELELKGLIKQNGEFYSIRR; from the coding sequence ATGCAAACTATCCGCATTACAAAAGAACAATTCCCTTATCTCTTGAGACAAATTGAAAAGCCACCCGAATATTTGGATTGCGCTGGAGCTTTACCACCCGGTGAAGAATATCGATACCTTTGTGTTATAGGTTCTAGAGAATTTAGTGAATATGGTGCAGAGGTTTGCAGACATTTAATAAATGGTTTGAAAAATTACCCCATAGTCATAGTCTCTGGTATGGCCATAGGAATAGACTCTATTGCTCACGTATCAGCTCTAGATGCTGGGATGAAAACTATAGCTTTCCCTGGTTCAGGCCTTTCAAAAAATGTTATTTCTCCAAATAGACATATCGCTCTTGCAAATAGGATTATAGAAACTGGTAATACCCTGCTCTCACCTTTCAAAAAAGATCAGACTGGAACAATATGGACTTTTCCTGTCCGTAATCAACTAATGGCGGGATCTTCACATGCCACTCTTATAATAGAAGGGCGTGAAGGCTCTGGAACACTCCTTACCGCTAATTATGCTCTAGAATTCAGCCGTGAAGTCCTCATTGTACCCGGTTCTATATTCTCAGATCTTTCCTATGGTCCACATAAGTTATACAAGGAAGGCGCTATTCCCGTAACTTCGTCAGAAGAAATTTTGGAAGCTTTGAAATTTGAGCTTCCAGAGAAACCGCAAAAGATTGAATTCAACAAAAAAGTAAATACGGGAGTAAATGCTGGAATAATTTTTGACAAAGATACTATTAGTTGCAAGATTCCAGTTGACACTTATTATTCACCAGAAAATGAATATTTTTATCAAACAAAATATGAAGTAGGAAGCGAGGAAAAAGATGCGGAAGAGAATGCGACAGTTTCTAATCCAATCTCCCAACCAAATCTTTCTTCTAAAGCTTTTGAAGGGCTTTTCAAGGAGGAAATGCTTGTGATTAAGATTCTTCAATATGCACCGTGTTCAGGTTCTGATCTTGTCCAAAAGACTTCATTTAATGTGAGCCAGCTAAATATTATTTTATCAGAGCTTGAGTTAAAGGGGTTAATTAAACAAAACGGGGAGTTTTATTCAATAAGGAGATAA
- the topA gene encoding type I DNA topoisomerase, producing the protein MKLLIVESPSKSKTISKYLGDCFVVRASVGHVRDLPKSSKKAIDIEGGFIPHYEVVAKKEDVIADITMQAEKANEIILATDPDREGEAIAWHIAEVLKDRLGAKIAKKMSRVTYHEITKEAVLEALEHPREIDQHLREAQEARRVLDRIVGYDLSGLVWKKVRYGLSAGRVQSPALRIIMEREREIRAFKPETYWAIAGQWKTPIGEKLSLTCVEEPRDKKQVDTILETAKKEKWHIVDIEESEQKRSPRAPFITSTLQQAASSRLGFSPSRTMGIAQKLYESGYITYMRTDSTNLGKQALEQIGKVVEKQYGKDYLSFRTYNAKSKNAQEAHEAIRPSHFDKENAGHNDEQKKLYRLIWQRAVSSQMADARMARTKIIANVNVGTIPNFEANGSRVLFDGWLKADPESNGEETTLPKCSKDENLDLISIDSEEKQTQPPPRYTEAGLIKELEKRGIGRPSTYASICKTIEDRGYVSKENKALRPTDTGDVVSSFLEEYFPSYISDSFTAEMEDHLDEIANGTRTYEKTLSDFYKPFHKEVLSKEKLAKATNLGLSDPKFKCPKCGTSPMEIKLGKNGKFLSCTRYPDCEGALTLDGTEFKSDTPIGNDPTTGLPIYVLNGRFGPYVQLGARLPKVKKTKKPRVKKIKKDKSSSEAKSPANDSSAISTETEVTKTPAEIIKPTEEAPAPVAPKPKMASIPKYMDPSKVTVADALKFLSLPRTLGIDPKTGKDVVASAGRFGPYIVSDGNYRTIKTPDIVYDITLERALEMLAVPKMVRGKRKITN; encoded by the coding sequence ATGAAATTACTCATTGTGGAATCCCCTTCAAAATCAAAGACCATCTCCAAATATCTTGGGGACTGTTTTGTTGTCCGTGCTTCAGTAGGACATGTTAGAGATCTACCAAAATCTAGCAAAAAAGCTATAGATATAGAAGGTGGTTTCATTCCTCATTATGAAGTTGTAGCAAAAAAAGAAGATGTCATCGCCGACATCACCATGCAAGCCGAAAAAGCCAATGAGATCATACTCGCAACCGACCCCGACCGTGAAGGAGAAGCTATTGCTTGGCACATAGCTGAAGTCTTGAAAGACCGCCTAGGTGCAAAAATAGCAAAGAAAATGAGTCGTGTCACCTATCATGAAATCACAAAAGAAGCCGTCCTAGAGGCCCTAGAACACCCAAGAGAGATAGATCAGCACCTTCGTGAGGCTCAGGAGGCTCGTCGTGTCCTAGATCGTATTGTAGGTTACGACCTATCTGGTCTCGTCTGGAAAAAAGTTCGCTACGGACTTTCTGCTGGTCGTGTCCAATCCCCAGCTCTACGTATCATAATGGAACGCGAACGTGAGATTCGTGCTTTCAAACCAGAAACATATTGGGCTATAGCCGGACAATGGAAAACTCCTATTGGAGAAAAACTTTCTTTGACTTGCGTAGAAGAACCACGTGACAAAAAACAAGTTGACACCATCCTAGAAACTGCCAAAAAAGAAAAATGGCATATCGTAGATATAGAAGAATCTGAACAAAAGAGATCTCCTCGTGCCCCATTCATCACTTCTACTCTCCAACAAGCCGCCAGTTCACGCCTAGGATTTTCTCCTTCTAGAACTATGGGTATTGCCCAGAAACTTTATGAGTCTGGTTACATTACTTATATGCGTACAGATTCTACAAACCTAGGTAAACAAGCCTTGGAGCAAATAGGTAAAGTTGTAGAAAAACAATACGGTAAAGACTATCTCTCATTCCGTACTTACAATGCAAAGAGTAAGAATGCCCAAGAAGCTCACGAAGCTATCCGTCCTTCTCATTTTGATAAAGAAAATGCTGGCCACAATGACGAGCAAAAGAAACTTTATCGTCTCATCTGGCAAAGAGCCGTCTCCTCACAGATGGCGGATGCTCGCATGGCACGAACAAAAATAATTGCAAATGTAAATGTTGGCACAATACCAAATTTTGAAGCCAATGGTTCAAGAGTTTTGTTTGATGGCTGGCTCAAAGCTGATCCAGAATCAAATGGTGAAGAAACGACCTTACCAAAATGTAGTAAAGATGAAAATCTAGATCTCATCTCTATAGATTCAGAAGAAAAACAGACCCAGCCACCTCCTAGATACACCGAAGCTGGCCTTATCAAAGAATTGGAAAAGCGAGGTATCGGTCGCCCCTCTACTTACGCTTCTATTTGTAAGACCATAGAAGACCGTGGTTATGTTTCCAAAGAAAATAAAGCTTTGAGACCAACCGATACTGGTGATGTTGTCTCATCATTCTTGGAAGAATATTTCCCTTCTTATATTAGCGATTCGTTCACAGCTGAAATGGAAGATCATCTGGATGAGATTGCAAATGGAACCAGAACCTATGAAAAAACTCTTTCTGATTTCTACAAACCATTCCACAAAGAAGTTTTGTCAAAAGAAAAATTAGCAAAAGCAACCAACCTCGGTCTTTCAGATCCAAAATTCAAATGTCCAAAATGTGGTACATCACCTATGGAGATAAAATTAGGTAAGAATGGCAAATTCTTGTCTTGTACACGCTATCCAGATTGCGAGGGTGCTCTCACCTTAGATGGTACCGAATTCAAAAGTGACACACCTATCGGCAATGATCCTACGACCGGTTTACCTATTTACGTATTGAATGGCAGATTTGGTCCTTATGTTCAACTTGGTGCAAGGTTACCTAAAGTTAAGAAAACTAAAAAACCAAGAGTAAAGAAAATCAAAAAAGATAAATCTTCTTCAGAAGCAAAATCACCCGCAAATGATTCGTCTGCAATCTCGACTGAAACTGAAGTAACCAAGACTCCAGCCGAAATAATTAAGCCTACCGAAGAAGCACCTGCACCAGTAGCACCAAAACCAAAGATGGCTTCTATTCCAAAATACATGGATCCTTCCAAGGTCACGGTTGCTGACGCTCTTAAATTTTTGAGTCTACCTAGAACTCTCGGCATAGATCCAAAAACAGGCAAAGATGTTGTAGCTTCGGCTGGACGTTTTGGTCCTTATATAGTTTCTGATGGCAATTACAGAACAATCAAAACTCCTGATATTGTTTACGATATTACCTTGGAGAGAGCATTGGAGATGCTTGCGGTACCAAAGATGGTGAGAGGAAAAAGGAAAATTACTAATTAA
- a CDS encoding ParB/RepB/Spo0J family partition protein, which yields MATPYVSDAIFWVEVEKISPNPYQPRREFDEVALKALSESIRMYGVLQPLVVTRKEVFHETGGMTVEYELISGERRLRASKLAGLASVPVLIRSGEEDPQLKLEMAIIENLQREDLNPVDRARSFERLAKEFKLKQAQIADKVGKSREYVSNSMRILLLPDEMITALEEGRISEGHTRPLLMLADRPEEQLVLFKEIMANKLTVREAESMSRRVATDKIRNKEKYLDPQIIEMEKNFTESLGTRVRIEKNNKAGGTVTIDFFSPDDLRGLLEKLIKSESGKFSQLAKTETTDSVIPMDDRSAKEIEKEDNEELYSLKNFSV from the coding sequence ATGGCAACACCTTATGTTAGCGATGCGATCTTCTGGGTTGAAGTAGAGAAGATCAGTCCCAATCCTTATCAACCAAGACGCGAATTCGACGAAGTCGCTCTTAAAGCTTTATCAGAATCTATCCGCATGTACGGTGTTTTGCAACCATTGGTTGTCACCAGAAAGGAAGTTTTCCACGAAACTGGCGGAATGACCGTAGAATATGAACTTATTTCAGGGGAACGTCGTTTGAGAGCCTCCAAGTTGGCAGGATTGGCTTCGGTGCCAGTACTTATCCGAAGTGGTGAAGAAGACCCTCAGCTAAAATTGGAGATGGCTATCATTGAAAATCTCCAAAGGGAAGACCTTAATCCTGTAGACCGCGCTAGATCTTTTGAACGTTTGGCAAAAGAATTCAAACTCAAGCAAGCTCAGATTGCAGACAAAGTGGGCAAGAGCCGTGAATATGTTTCCAACTCAATGCGTATTTTGTTATTGCCAGATGAGATGATCACCGCTCTTGAAGAAGGTAGGATTTCTGAAGGTCACACTCGTCCATTGCTCATGCTTGCTGATAGGCCAGAAGAACAGCTAGTTTTGTTCAAAGAAATAATGGCAAATAAGCTCACGGTCCGTGAAGCTGAATCTATGTCTAGAAGAGTTGCTACAGACAAGATTCGCAACAAAGAAAAATATTTGGATCCACAGATTATTGAAATGGAGAAGAATTTTACCGAGTCTTTGGGTACACGTGTGCGTATTGAAAAGAATAATAAGGCTGGTGGTACTGTTACGATTGATTTCTTTAGTCCAGATGATCTACGTGGACTATTGGAGAAACTTATAAAATCAGAATCAGGTAAATTTAGTCAACTTGCGAAGACAGAAACAACGGATTCAGTTATTCCTATGGATGATAGGTCAGCAAAAGAGATTGAGAAAGAGGATAATGAAGAACTTTACTCACTGAAAAATTTCTCGGTTTAA
- the miaA gene encoding tRNA (adenosine(37)-N6)-dimethylallyltransferase MiaA gives MKTKLIVILGPTASGKSNLAVQIAKKIGGEVISADSRQVYKGLNIGTGKITSVEMQGIPHHLLDVADPKETFTVADYVKLAEKAIADITKRNKIPIICGGTGFYIQALVDGLSIPEVPPNEELRKGLSTKTISELNKILERLDPARFETIDKDNPRRLIRAIEIATALGSVPLLEKTYKYDTRFIGIDMPMDILKERIHKRLLSRIKNGMIEEIRNLHDNGLSWERMEDLGLEYRYVSRHLQGMITEKEMLEQLEMEICHYAKRQMTWFKRDKKIEWYKSGEEALLAFK, from the coding sequence ATGAAAACCAAACTGATTGTAATCCTAGGTCCTACAGCATCCGGCAAAAGTAACCTTGCTGTACAAATAGCCAAAAAAATTGGTGGCGAAGTTATTTCTGCTGATTCTAGACAAGTTTATAAAGGTTTAAATATTGGAACAGGTAAAATTACTAGTGTTGAAATGCAAGGAATTCCTCATCACCTTTTGGACGTTGCCGACCCAAAAGAAACTTTTACTGTAGCTGATTACGTAAAATTGGCAGAAAAAGCCATCGCAGATATTACAAAGAGAAACAAAATTCCAATAATTTGTGGTGGAACTGGTTTTTATATTCAAGCTCTAGTTGATGGCTTATCTATACCCGAAGTACCTCCAAATGAAGAATTAAGAAAGGGACTTTCAACAAAAACTATCTCTGAATTAAATAAAATCTTAGAGAGACTTGACCCTGCAAGATTTGAAACTATTGATAAAGATAATCCTCGTAGACTTATCCGAGCTATAGAGATAGCTACAGCACTAGGTAGTGTTCCTCTTCTAGAAAAAACATATAAATATGATACCAGATTCATAGGGATTGATATGCCGATGGATATATTGAAAGAAAGAATTCACAAAAGGTTACTTAGTCGTATCAAAAATGGAATGATAGAAGAGATTCGCAATCTTCATGACAACGGGCTTTCGTGGGAAAGAATGGAGGATCTTGGTTTGGAATACAGATATGTTTCAAGACATCTCCAAGGAATGATTACAGAAAAAGAAATGCTGGAACAACTGGAAATGGAAATTTGCCATTATGCCAAAAGACAAATGACGTGGTTTAAGAGAGATAAGAAGATTGAGTGGTACAAGAGTGGTGAAGAGGCGCTATTGGCTTTCAAGTAA
- the rpmG gene encoding 50S ribosomal protein L33: MMSQDKLIQLKNKLTGEVYWSRKNRKTVEKKIELKKYSAKLRKHVVFKEAKK, translated from the coding sequence ATCATGTCACAAGACAAACTTATACAGCTCAAAAACAAGTTAACTGGCGAGGTTTATTGGTCTCGCAAGAACAGGAAGACTGTTGAAAAGAAGATAGAACTCAAGAAATACAGTGCCAAATTGAGAAAGCACGTCGTTTTCAAGGAAGCCAAGAAATAG
- the alr gene encoding alanine racemase, with product MKNPLTWLSRRRFPYEPLIKVEISKSRLTHNLNEFKKLAPENKIAPVLKSNAYGHGLLEIANLLESEIKKSGIMKKHLPFFVVDSYFEAVALRAKGIKTPLLIIGYTRPETILTSHLSHISYTISNLESLQAIKNCKHTISIHLKIDTGMHRQGILPSEIDQTIQYLKNSPRVSLDGICSHLCDADNQDSKFTKNQISIWNNAVKKIKNEFPNIKYIHLSATDGHKYSPIIEANVSRLGLGLYGITEKFNAELDLQPVLEMKTIITGIKKLRQGETIGYNNTFKAERDMTVATIPVGYFEGVDRKLSNIGAIEVVHGSTNQKTICPIIGRVSMNITSIDISGISDVSIGTEVIVISNNPSNKNSIQSISKLCGTIEYERAVHIPEHLKRVISC from the coding sequence ATGAAAAACCCTTTAACTTGGCTGTCCCGTCGTCGTTTTCCATACGAACCCCTCATCAAGGTTGAGATATCAAAAAGTAGACTTACTCACAATTTGAACGAGTTCAAAAAACTAGCTCCAGAAAATAAAATCGCTCCTGTTTTGAAAAGTAACGCCTATGGACATGGATTGTTGGAAATCGCTAACCTTCTAGAATCAGAAATAAAAAAGAGTGGGATAATGAAAAAACACCTCCCCTTCTTCGTTGTTGATTCATATTTTGAAGCAGTAGCATTACGAGCAAAAGGGATCAAAACTCCTCTGTTGATTATCGGATACACCCGACCAGAAACTATATTAACTTCACATCTTTCCCATATCAGTTACACCATCTCAAATCTGGAATCATTACAAGCTATAAAAAATTGCAAGCACACAATTTCCATTCATTTGAAAATAGATACCGGAATGCATCGTCAAGGGATACTACCAAGTGAAATAGATCAGACTATTCAATATCTCAAAAATAGTCCTAGGGTATCACTAGATGGTATCTGTTCTCATCTATGCGATGCTGATAATCAAGATTCAAAATTTACAAAAAATCAAATTTCTATATGGAATAATGCTGTCAAAAAAATAAAAAATGAATTCCCTAACATTAAATACATTCATCTAAGTGCTACCGATGGACACAAATATTCTCCTATTATAGAAGCTAACGTTTCCAGACTTGGTTTGGGTCTTTATGGTATTACAGAAAAATTTAACGCTGAACTAGACCTTCAACCTGTCTTAGAGATGAAGACTATCATTACAGGGATAAAAAAACTAAGACAGGGAGAAACTATAGGCTACAACAATACTTTCAAGGCAGAACGAGATATGACCGTAGCCACGATACCCGTCGGATATTTTGAAGGTGTAGATCGTAAATTATCTAATATTGGCGCTATTGAAGTTGTCCACGGATCAACAAATCAGAAAACAATCTGCCCCATCATAGGCAGAGTCAGTATGAATATTACGAGTATAGATATTTCTGGTATAAGTGATGTCTCTATTGGTACTGAGGTTATAGTGATCAGTAACAATCCTTCAAATAAAAATTCTATTCAATCTATCTCCAAACTCTGTGGAACTATTGAGTACGAAAGAGCTGTTCATATTCCTGAACATTTAAAAAGGGTCATAAGTTGCTAA
- a CDS encoding type II toxin-antitoxin system RelE/ParE family toxin — MEIIYWNEKVQEFIDGLDKITSSRVKKTINSLEKFGHLLGMPDSKSLGKGLFELRTLGKNQIRILYIFHDNKVYIIHGFIKKAWKISIKDISYARRIQNEVVGFA; from the coding sequence ATGGAAATAATTTATTGGAATGAAAAAGTACAAGAATTTATAGACGGTCTCGATAAGATCACATCCTCCCGCGTAAAAAAGACGATAAATTCTCTGGAAAAATTCGGACATTTATTAGGAATGCCTGATTCTAAAAGCTTAGGTAAGGGATTATTTGAACTTAGAACTCTCGGTAAAAATCAAATAAGAATTTTGTATATATTCCATGACAATAAGGTTTATATTATTCACGGTTTTATCAAAAAAGCTTGGAAAATAAGTATAAAAGACATTAGTTATGCTAGGAGAATTCAGAATGAGGTCGTTGGATTTGCATAA
- a CDS encoding helix-turn-helix transcriptional regulator yields the protein MMKTHKQVMEEFLRDPENKKAYDSLEVEFKIHDALIEARIQKKLTQKQLASKLGITQSALARFESGRTNPTLSFLQKITSGLGLKLTII from the coding sequence ATGATGAAAACGCACAAACAAGTCATGGAAGAATTTCTTAGGGATCCAGAAAATAAGAAAGCTTATGATAGTCTTGAAGTTGAATTCAAAATTCACGATGCACTTATAGAAGCCCGAATCCAAAAGAAACTCACTCAAAAACAGTTAGCTTCAAAACTGGGGATTACCCAATCAGCTCTTGCACGTTTTGAATCTGGCAGAACAAATCCCACTCTTTCTTTTCTCCAAAAAATTACTTCTGGATTGGGTTTGAAACTTACCATAATTTAG
- a CDS encoding LamG-like jellyroll fold domain-containing protein produces MKIINFTSKHRSSGFTLIELLVVISIIGTLASITLVTLGNVRATAYVAAGKTFANNTKSALYDDALVYFDFDNASWTSAGLYSVPNLGKSVGVNGPCPSVAFTCINGVYLSSSFGGSPFTGDTDLYKRGNNFGNIAASPFVDGLKFVSTSDLINFSNGDYSFSFWFKPTSHRTSFTGMMFGVGNADNASTFALYAQYDSVSSVNTIRPFVSAYLGDVAFSIKSNQWAHLAVSVKKIDTTTSSYSLYINGKQVTASDVFATGNMTNVKYILLSYNNDWVAGGYYDEVMFAGKSLTASEVQRIYAEGLPTHSLAQK; encoded by the coding sequence ATGAAAATCATTAACTTTACAAGCAAACACAGAAGTTCAGGTTTTACTCTTATTGAACTTTTGGTGGTTATTTCTATTATTGGAACGTTGGCATCAATAACGTTGGTTACTCTGGGTAATGTTCGAGCCACTGCATATGTTGCAGCTGGCAAAACTTTTGCCAACAACACAAAGTCGGCTCTGTATGATGATGCTTTGGTTTACTTTGATTTTGATAATGCAAGTTGGACCTCTGCTGGTTTATATTCTGTACCTAATTTGGGAAAGAGTGTTGGTGTAAATGGTCCTTGTCCTTCAGTTGCATTTACGTGTATCAATGGTGTGTATTTGAGTTCGTCTTTTGGTGGATCTCCTTTTACAGGAGATACAGATTTGTATAAAAGGGGTAATAATTTCGGTAATATAGCAGCATCTCCTTTTGTTGATGGACTTAAGTTTGTCTCAACTTCCGATTTAATTAATTTTAGTAACGGAGATTATTCTTTTAGTTTTTGGTTTAAACCAACAAGTCATAGAACAAGTTTTACGGGTATGATGTTTGGTGTTGGTAATGCTGATAACGCTTCGACTTTTGCTTTATATGCACAATATGATTCAGTTTCAAGTGTCAATACGATTAGGCCATTTGTTTCTGCTTATCTAGGGGATGTTGCTTTTAGTATCAAATCAAATCAGTGGGCTCATCTTGCTGTATCAGTAAAGAAAATTGATACTACGACTTCTAGTTATTCTTTGTATATAAATGGAAAACAGGTAACGGCTTCTGATGTCTTTGCGACGGGTAATATGACTAATGTTAAATATATTTTGCTTTCCTATAACAATGACTGGGTAGCCGGTGGTTATTACGATGAAGTCATGTTCGCAGGCAAGAGTCTTACTGCTTCAGAAGTTCAGCGTATTTACGCCGAAGGTCTACCAACACATTCATTGGCACAGAAATAA
- a CDS encoding response regulator, with translation MATNTLSFKKEKIVIIESSESFGKQLLDTLKADGYESVFLIKNGEEGLKNVYDILPHLIILDVTLPDTDGYQILKRKQAEPLLSKIPVILLSTSGAVINMNSIPRDSNAQIIISPPTKPVEILKNINEFFDYPQATVDESELSPITKKKILWIEDDKLIGTILSKKLVSSGFDLVHAMSGEEAIKSLESRVPDVIVIDLLLPGMGGFDILQKIKDNSALQKVPRMVLSNLSKSSDIEKAKDLGANKFLVKASTSLDQIVVEIKSLCK, from the coding sequence ATGGCTACGAACACTCTTTCTTTTAAGAAGGAAAAAATCGTCATTATAGAAAGTTCCGAATCTTTTGGAAAACAATTGCTTGATACTCTAAAAGCAGATGGTTATGAAAGTGTTTTCCTTATCAAAAATGGCGAAGAAGGTTTGAAGAATGTGTATGATATATTACCGCACCTCATTATATTGGATGTTACTCTGCCGGATACTGATGGATATCAAATTTTGAAAAGGAAACAAGCAGAGCCGTTACTGTCAAAAATTCCTGTTATTTTACTTTCTACATCTGGAGCGGTTATAAATATGAATAGTATTCCTAGAGATAGTAATGCTCAGATCATCATTTCACCACCCACTAAACCTGTAGAAATTTTGAAAAATATAAATGAATTTTTTGATTATCCACAAGCTACTGTTGATGAATCAGAACTTTCTCCAATAACAAAGAAGAAGATTTTGTGGATAGAAGATGACAAGTTGATAGGTACGATTTTGTCAAAAAAATTGGTTTCTTCTGGTTTTGATCTGGTTCATGCTATGAGTGGCGAAGAAGCTATCAAATCTTTAGAATCCAGAGTACCAGATGTGATAGTTATTGACCTTCTTTTGCCTGGTATGGGCGGTTTTGATATTTTACAGAAAATCAAAGATAATTCTGCTCTACAAAAAGTGCCAAGAATGGTATTATCCAATCTAAGCAAGTCTTCTGATATTGAAAAAGCAAAGGATTTGGGTGCCAATAAGTTTCTGGTGAAGGCTTCTACGTCATTGGATCAGATTGTGGTTGAAATCAAGAGTTTATGTAAGTAG